A genomic stretch from Shewanella woodyi ATCC 51908 includes:
- a CDS encoding acyl-CoA dehydrogenase C-terminal domain-containing protein: MPTYQAPLRDYQFVLNELLNIYEESELQGFDEIDADLGDAILQGVADFATEIMLPLNSSGDVEGCKLLDGHVIAPKGFKEAYQQYVDNGWGTLTCDPEFGGQGLPEVIGVFATEMKTATNMAFAMYPGLTHGAYAAIHAHGSDALKQKYLEKLVTGEWTGTMNLTESHAGTDLALLRTKAVDAGEGFFAISGEKIFISSGDHDLAENIIHLVLARLPDAPAGVKGISLFAVPKYLVNDDGSIGDANKLCATGLEHKMGIHGNSTCVMNFDGALGELVGEPHQGLRAMFTMMNQARLGVGVQGLGVSEIAYQNALIYAKGRIQGRGLSGVKAPEMAADPILVHGDVRRMLMSQKAFNEGARAMMGQQALWLDKAERHSNPEKAKEASKLAALFTPIVKGFVTDRGFNACVDAQQVFGGHGYIHEWGMEQFVRDIRIAMIYEGTNGVQALDLVGRKILSDKGAALMSWSGLVKQFIGENMGNDQMKPYIAGLMDASGDLEKATQFIATNAEKNPDILGAASMPYMQILGITALAWMWARIASTAILALENGTTEIEFYQGKLKTATFYMNYWAVQTRSLRKQIEASSEQLTQFSEADF; the protein is encoded by the coding sequence ATGCCGACATATCAAGCACCACTTCGTGATTATCAATTTGTATTAAATGAGTTACTTAATATCTATGAAGAGAGTGAGTTACAGGGATTCGATGAGATTGATGCAGATCTTGGCGATGCCATTCTTCAAGGTGTGGCAGACTTTGCTACCGAGATCATGCTACCGCTAAACAGTAGTGGTGATGTCGAAGGTTGTAAGTTGCTTGATGGTCATGTTATTGCACCTAAGGGCTTTAAGGAAGCTTACCAGCAGTATGTGGATAATGGCTGGGGCACTTTGACCTGTGATCCTGAGTTTGGTGGCCAGGGACTTCCTGAAGTTATTGGTGTGTTTGCAACCGAGATGAAAACCGCTACTAACATGGCGTTTGCCATGTATCCAGGGTTAACTCATGGCGCTTATGCTGCGATACATGCACATGGAAGTGACGCATTAAAGCAGAAATATTTAGAAAAACTGGTGACAGGTGAATGGACTGGGACCATGAACCTGACAGAGTCACATGCGGGTACAGATCTGGCGCTACTGCGCACAAAAGCTGTCGATGCAGGTGAGGGGTTTTTTGCTATTTCAGGTGAAAAGATATTTATCTCATCTGGTGATCATGATTTAGCCGAAAATATCATACATCTAGTGCTAGCCAGACTACCCGATGCACCGGCAGGGGTGAAAGGGATCTCTCTGTTTGCAGTGCCTAAATATCTCGTCAATGACGATGGCAGTATTGGTGATGCTAACAAATTGTGTGCGACTGGGCTCGAGCATAAAATGGGGATCCACGGAAACTCAACCTGTGTGATGAACTTTGATGGAGCACTCGGTGAGCTAGTGGGCGAGCCTCATCAAGGCTTACGTGCCATGTTTACCATGATGAATCAGGCCAGATTAGGAGTGGGCGTGCAAGGTTTAGGTGTCTCTGAGATCGCCTATCAAAATGCACTTATTTATGCGAAAGGTAGAATCCAAGGGCGCGGCTTAAGTGGCGTTAAAGCCCCTGAAATGGCGGCGGATCCTATTCTAGTCCATGGTGATGTTCGCCGTATGTTGATGTCTCAAAAAGCCTTCAACGAGGGAGCGAGAGCCATGATGGGTCAGCAAGCGTTATGGCTGGATAAAGCAGAGCGTCATAGCAACCCTGAAAAGGCCAAGGAGGCCTCTAAGTTAGCCGCACTGTTTACCCCTATTGTGAAAGGTTTCGTGACTGACAGAGGCTTTAATGCCTGTGTCGATGCTCAACAGGTCTTTGGCGGCCATGGTTATATCCATGAGTGGGGAATGGAGCAGTTTGTACGTGATATTCGCATCGCCATGATTTATGAAGGCACAAATGGCGTACAGGCACTGGATCTGGTTGGCCGTAAGATACTGTCAGATAAGGGGGCTGCGCTGATGAGTTGGTCTGGGCTGGTTAAACAGTTTATCGGTGAGAACATGGGTAATGATCAGATGAAGCCCTACATTGCCGGCTTGATGGATGCCTCTGGTGATCTCGAGAAAGCCACTCAGTTTATCGCAACTAATGCAGAGAAGAACCCAGACATTCTTGGCGCTGCTTCAATGCCATATATGCAGATATTAGGGATCACAGCTTTAGCTTGGATGTGGGCACGTATCGCTTCAACGGCAATCTTAGCACTCGAGAATGGCACTACCGAGATTGAGTTTTACCAAGGCAAGCTAAAAACCGCCACATTTTACATGAACTATTGGGCGGTACAAACCAGAAGCTTACGTAAACAGATAGAAGCGAGCAGCGAACAGTTAACTCAATTTAGTGAGGCTGATTTTTAA
- a CDS encoding YbhB/YbcL family Raf kinase inhibitor-like protein, with protein MKLKTLIILLAGVASFSSQALEISSKDIHEGQLMRSKFEFSGMGCSGGNVSPQLSWSNAPKGTKSFAITVFDPDAPTGSGWWHWTVLNLPASTTHLERGAKITKGLETRTDFGKPGFGGACPPEGDGMHRYQFTVWALPQEKVDLPADISPAVVGFTLNSMALDKAVLTATFVR; from the coding sequence ATGAAACTTAAAACATTAATCATTCTTTTGGCGGGTGTGGCATCATTTTCAAGTCAGGCATTAGAGATCAGCAGTAAAGATATTCATGAAGGTCAGCTGATGAGATCTAAATTTGAGTTCTCTGGAATGGGTTGCAGTGGGGGGAATGTATCGCCTCAGCTTTCGTGGTCTAATGCGCCAAAGGGGACTAAAAGCTTTGCAATTACAGTGTTTGATCCCGACGCGCCAACCGGTAGTGGCTGGTGGCATTGGACGGTATTGAATTTACCAGCAAGTACAACTCACCTAGAGCGAGGCGCTAAAATCACTAAAGGTCTTGAAACTCGCACTGATTTCGGTAAACCAGGTTTTGGTGGGGCATGTCCGCCAGAAGGTGATGGTATGCACAGATATCAGTTTACGGTTTGGGCGTTGCCACAAGAAAAAGTCGATCTTCCTGCCGATATCTCTCCTGCCGTTGTAGGTTTTACGCTTAACAGTATGGCCTTAGATAAAGCAGTACTGACAGCAACGTTCGTACGTTAA
- a CDS encoding helix-turn-helix domain-containing protein gives MAKLINVHAFKSSQPQALRDVPIYIPSIVVIQAGAKLLSWQSDTLTFERGTWLFAHAEQSLTFINHPANFTFRSIQICFLSPPSSAIMESMVDERGRRLTKSPKVVSNTKLDFALKQLLAMQELDFTEQTQQHYLDAFYQILLEAGLLQLLFPGADLSMRERVCRFLSNEPAKAHSIDELCTHLGQSRSTLTRRLADESTSYRELLSETRMLHALSLMQTRPYKQLELALACGYQSETRFGQRFLKQFGLTPKQYMKTL, from the coding sequence ATGGCTAAGTTAATCAATGTGCACGCTTTTAAAAGCTCGCAACCACAAGCATTAAGAGACGTTCCCATCTATATTCCCAGTATTGTTGTGATACAAGCGGGGGCTAAACTGCTGAGTTGGCAAAGTGATACGTTAACGTTCGAGAGGGGGACTTGGTTGTTTGCTCATGCTGAGCAATCGCTTACTTTTATTAATCACCCTGCTAATTTTACATTTCGCTCAATTCAAATTTGTTTCTTATCGCCTCCTTCCTCAGCGATTATGGAGTCGATGGTTGATGAGAGAGGGAGGCGTTTAACCAAATCACCTAAAGTGGTCTCTAATACAAAGCTTGATTTTGCTTTGAAACAGCTACTTGCTATGCAAGAGCTGGACTTTACCGAGCAGACTCAGCAACACTACCTTGATGCCTTTTATCAAATACTGTTAGAAGCTGGGTTACTGCAGCTGCTTTTCCCTGGGGCTGATCTTTCAATGCGAGAGAGGGTATGTCGGTTTTTGAGTAATGAGCCCGCTAAGGCTCATTCCATTGATGAGCTTTGTACACACTTAGGCCAGAGTCGATCGACGTTAACACGACGGTTAGCTGATGAGAGTACCAGTTATCGTGAACTCTTAAGTGAGACTCGTATGCTCCATGCGCTCAGTTTGATGCAGACCAGACCCTACAAGCAGTTGGAGCTGGCATTGGCCTGCGGTTATCAGTCTGAAACTCGCTTTGGTCAACGTTTCCTTAAGCAGTTTGGACTCACTCCTAAGCAGTATATGAAGACGCTTTAA
- a CDS encoding DUF938 domain-containing protein translates to MNINQLPFSQACENNKAPILDVIRPLFLNSTHLLEIGTGTAQHAVHFAQHLPHLIWQTSDQQGYLEGIEMRLAQVQLMNLRQPLALDVTQTWPLAKQANIDAMFTANTLHIMAKEMVKAFFNGVGEHLQSQGQLCIYGPFNYEGNYTSESNARFDIWLAEQNPQSAIRDIEWIIQLAKEQGLKLMADHTMPANNRLLHFIKM, encoded by the coding sequence ATGAACATAAATCAGCTCCCCTTTTCCCAAGCTTGTGAAAACAATAAAGCCCCTATCCTTGATGTGATAAGGCCACTATTTTTAAACTCAACACACCTTTTGGAGATAGGCACAGGTACAGCGCAGCATGCTGTCCACTTTGCACAACATCTGCCGCATCTTATCTGGCAAACCAGTGATCAACAGGGCTATCTTGAAGGCATAGAGATGAGATTAGCCCAAGTACAGCTAATGAATTTACGACAACCATTAGCTCTCGATGTGACCCAAACTTGGCCGCTAGCAAAACAGGCTAATATCGATGCTATGTTCACCGCCAATACGCTCCACATCATGGCCAAAGAGATGGTAAAAGCTTTTTTTAACGGCGTCGGAGAGCATTTACAATCCCAGGGGCAACTCTGTATCTACGGGCCATTTAATTATGAAGGAAACTACACCAGTGAAAGTAATGCCAGATTCGATATCTGGCTAGCAGAGCAAAACCCTCAAAGTGCGATACGCGATATTGAGTGGATTATTCAACTTGCAAAAGAGCAAGGTCTGAAGCTAATGGCTGACCACACTATGCCTGCCAATAATCGCTTGCTTCATTTTATAAAAATGTAG
- a CDS encoding GNAT family N-acetyltransferase has product MKLISVAQEHIRQMMLWFDDKDSLYSWAGPGFRYPFTYDSFIEDLNLDALISFSLVNDTGELVGFGQCYRRNGKCHLGRLVIAPHFRGQTCQIAPSKTMKVSHYLILALSEQGCEVLELPLVSGSVSLFVLNHNLPALNLYLSLGFVESQYPEAIPIDNCLYMVK; this is encoded by the coding sequence ATGAAACTTATCAGTGTAGCTCAGGAGCATATTCGCCAGATGATGCTCTGGTTTGATGATAAAGACTCACTGTATTCCTGGGCAGGTCCTGGTTTTCGTTATCCATTTACCTATGATAGCTTCATTGAAGATCTTAATCTGGATGCGTTAATCTCATTCTCTTTGGTCAATGATACTGGTGAGCTTGTCGGGTTCGGTCAGTGTTATCGCCGTAATGGTAAATGTCACCTAGGACGCCTCGTTATTGCCCCCCATTTTCGAGGGCAAACTTGTCAGATAGCACCATCTAAAACGATGAAAGTAAGTCACTACCTGATCTTGGCCTTAAGTGAACAGGGATGTGAGGTATTAGAGCTCCCTCTTGTCTCTGGTTCTGTCTCTTTGTTTGTGTTAAATCATAATCTTCCAGCCCTTAATCTCTATCTGTCTTTAGGCTTTGTTGAGAGCCAGTACCCTGAAGCTATTCCGATTGATAACTGTCTCTACATGGTGAAATAA
- a CDS encoding OsmC family protein, producing the protein MSEYLANISWKRAADEAFIDNEYSRGHQWSFDGGVEISASSSPHIVPLPFSVEANVDPEEAFVASLSSCHMLFFLGIAAKRRWVVDAYHDNAVGVMGLDENGKMAMTKVLLRPKVTFSGEKQPSLAQLEKVHHQSHEQCFIANSVKTEVVTEIVF; encoded by the coding sequence ATGTCTGAGTACCTTGCCAATATTAGCTGGAAGAGAGCCGCTGATGAGGCATTTATTGATAATGAATATAGCCGAGGTCATCAGTGGTCTTTTGATGGCGGAGTCGAGATTTCAGCTTCCTCTTCACCTCATATTGTTCCTCTGCCGTTTTCTGTGGAGGCTAATGTTGATCCAGAGGAGGCATTTGTCGCTTCACTTTCAAGTTGTCATATGTTGTTCTTTTTGGGGATTGCGGCAAAAAGGCGGTGGGTCGTTGATGCTTATCATGATAATGCTGTGGGAGTAATGGGGCTGGATGAAAATGGGAAAATGGCGATGACTAAGGTACTGCTTAGGCCCAAAGTGACGTTTTCAGGAGAAAAGCAACCAAGCTTGGCTCAACTTGAAAAAGTGCATCACCAATCCCATGAACAGTGCTTTATTGCGAACTCAGTAAAAACAGAGGTGGTCACTGAAATCGTATTTTAG
- a CDS encoding helix-turn-helix domain-containing protein yields the protein MFTTPEIVKSLRLSQGYSVTELASKMGCSRQTIYNWEDGVSEPKLSQFLHLCVIVGLNPNNLLPKIPSKMSKTQITDKEFQDDNQQSSTDFTK from the coding sequence ATGTTCACAACACCAGAGATAGTCAAATCGCTTCGGTTGTCACAAGGATACAGTGTCACTGAACTGGCAAGTAAGATGGGGTGCAGTCGACAAACCATATATAACTGGGAGGATGGGGTCTCAGAACCTAAACTGTCTCAGTTTCTGCATTTATGTGTGATTGTGGGGCTTAATCCAAATAATTTACTTCCTAAAATACCTTCAAAAATGAGTAAAACACAGATCACAGACAAGGAGTTTCAAGATGATAATCAGCAATCCTCCACTGATTTCACAAAGTAG
- a CDS encoding bifunctional 2',3'-cyclic-nucleotide 2'-phosphodiesterase/3'-nucleotidase, with product MFNKKVLAVVIASTLGLVACGSDDNNEQVAAVQVDLRILETSDLHTNIMDYDYYKTKYDPTIGLARTASLIKQQGAEVNNFVLVDNGDLLQGSPMGDYVADNFKRDNTIGGTHPAYKAMNTLGYSVGNIGNHEFNYGLDFLEEALAGANFPYINANVLCEADCWEGKAKGDNLFTPYIIEEKTVIDSNGDQQTVKIGYIGFVPPQILLWDKQNLSGKVTVLGIVEAAEKFIPMMKAEGADVIVAIPHSGVGTPSNPVDVNDENATYALSLVEGIDAITFGHSHSVFPSATFEGLENADLEKGTINGVAAVMPGRWGDNLGIVDLKLEMQNGAWVVIDRSAKASPIYDKNAEQPELVTADNGIRDAVALEHQGTLSYVDQPIGKASADMYSFLTLVQDDPSVQIVSDAQIAKVKANLTDALKDIPVLSAAAPFKAGGRHSTAADADSYVQVPAGDLTYKNAADLYLYPNTMVAVKLTGAELKDWLECSANQFNQIDPNISTPQNLINWDTHRTYNFDVIDGVTYKIDVTQPTKFDGDCKLVNEDANRIVDLAYTQDDTVFTGDELAKKEFIVATNNYRAFGGKFAGTGADYVIMELPDSNREALAQYITDETETNGEVDPSADNNWDFVTIDTATQLDIRFETQDSELADKFVIDNQVRPLTKRTDLTDEFGFAIYNIDLTTPVTK from the coding sequence ATGTTTAATAAAAAAGTTTTAGCGGTAGTGATCGCATCCACACTAGGGTTAGTTGCCTGTGGTTCAGATGATAACAACGAACAGGTTGCAGCCGTACAGGTTGACCTTAGAATTCTTGAAACCTCAGATCTACACACTAACATCATGGATTATGACTATTACAAAACAAAGTATGATCCAACCATAGGCTTAGCAAGAACCGCTAGCCTAATCAAACAACAAGGCGCTGAGGTTAACAACTTTGTTTTAGTTGATAATGGTGACCTGCTGCAAGGTAGTCCAATGGGGGATTATGTTGCCGACAATTTCAAACGCGATAACACCATAGGTGGCACACACCCTGCCTATAAAGCGATGAATACCCTAGGCTACTCTGTAGGTAATATTGGTAACCACGAGTTCAACTACGGGCTAGATTTCTTAGAGGAAGCCCTAGCTGGTGCAAACTTCCCCTATATCAATGCTAACGTATTATGTGAAGCTGACTGCTGGGAAGGTAAAGCCAAGGGCGATAACCTCTTCACCCCTTACATCATCGAAGAGAAAACCGTCATCGACAGCAATGGCGATCAACAAACCGTCAAAATTGGTTATATCGGCTTTGTTCCTCCACAAATTCTACTTTGGGATAAACAAAACCTTTCAGGCAAAGTAACTGTACTTGGGATTGTTGAAGCCGCAGAAAAGTTCATCCCTATGATGAAAGCTGAAGGTGCGGATGTGATTGTTGCCATTCCTCACTCAGGTGTCGGCACGCCATCAAATCCGGTTGATGTTAACGATGAAAATGCCACCTATGCACTCTCACTGGTTGAGGGGATTGATGCAATCACCTTTGGCCACAGCCACTCAGTTTTTCCATCAGCTACCTTTGAAGGATTGGAAAACGCTGACCTAGAGAAAGGAACAATCAACGGTGTGGCAGCTGTAATGCCTGGTCGTTGGGGTGATAACTTAGGTATTGTCGATCTTAAACTCGAGATGCAGAACGGCGCTTGGGTTGTCATCGACCGCTCAGCAAAAGCATCACCGATATATGACAAAAATGCAGAACAGCCTGAACTCGTCACTGCCGATAATGGTATTCGTGACGCTGTAGCACTTGAGCATCAAGGCACACTTAGCTACGTAGATCAGCCTATTGGTAAAGCCTCTGCTGATATGTATAGCTTCCTGACCTTAGTGCAGGATGATCCATCAGTGCAGATTGTCTCTGATGCGCAGATAGCTAAAGTCAAAGCTAACCTAACCGACGCATTAAAAGATATTCCGGTGCTTTCTGCGGCTGCTCCATTTAAAGCTGGCGGACGTCACAGCACCGCTGCTGACGCAGACTCTTACGTGCAAGTACCAGCAGGAGATCTGACCTATAAGAATGCCGCCGATCTTTACCTCTATCCAAATACCATGGTTGCCGTTAAGCTTACTGGCGCAGAGCTCAAAGATTGGTTGGAGTGCAGTGCAAACCAGTTTAATCAGATTGATCCAAACATCTCGACACCACAAAACCTAATTAACTGGGACACGCACCGAACTTACAACTTCGATGTTATCGATGGTGTGACTTACAAAATAGATGTCACTCAACCTACTAAGTTCGATGGGGATTGTAAGCTTGTCAATGAAGATGCAAACCGCATTGTTGACTTGGCTTATACCCAAGATGATACGGTATTCACCGGTGACGAATTAGCTAAGAAAGAGTTTATCGTCGCAACCAATAACTACCGCGCATTTGGTGGTAAGTTTGCAGGTACAGGAGCGGACTACGTCATCATGGAGTTGCCAGACAGTAATCGTGAGGCACTAGCTCAGTACATCACAGATGAAACAGAGACCAATGGAGAAGTGGATCCTTCTGCTGACAATAACTGGGACTTTGTGACGATCGATACTGCCACTCAATTAGATATCCGCTTTGAAACCCAAGACAGTGAACTTGCTGATAAATTTGTTATCGATAACCAAGTTCGCCCATTAACTAAACGCACAGATTTAACCGATGAGTTTGGCTTTGCCATCTACAATATTGACCTAACCACACCAGTGACTAAGTAG
- a CDS encoding M3 family metallopeptidase, translated as MKGLTLKPLVSAIALTLALGACSNTSTTTETNVAPNVLAAQIIENNASNPFFKPYDTYFGIPDFDKIKPEHYLPAFKAGIAQHKAEIQAIIDNPAAPTFANTIEAMEFSGNLTTKVASVFYNLTGADTNDELQAISKEVSPMLSAAGDDVLLNDKLFKRVKAVYEQRKGLNLNTAQAKLLEDTYKSFTRGGANLNEADKSTLRALNEQIGKLSLEFGDNLLAETNAFELVIDNEADLAGLPSDVISTAAQTATKRGHEGKWVFTTSRPSITPFLTYADNRQLREKLYKGYIERANNDNANDNKKILAKMAALRAERAQLLGYKTHAHLVLEERTAKTPENVYELLNKVWPAALGQAEAEVAVMQELIDEQGGNFKLAAWDWDYYADKIRVAKYSFNEQQTRPYFSLENTLKGVFYTANRLFGITVKERTDLPKYNKDVRTWEVYDKDGSLMAIFLGDYYVRDSKRGGAWMNSYRKQYDMNGVDSMPIIVNVLNYPSPIGDEPSLLTFDEASTLFHEFGHALHGILSDVKYRSQAGTSVPRDYVEFPSQVMENWMTQPEVLAQFAKHYKTGEVIPQELVKKIQAASKFNQGFATVEYMAATKLDLDWHTITDFTPKDAAKFEADSLNKMGLISEIAPRYRSTYFAHIFSGGYSAGYYSYLWSDILGADAFEAFKENGIFDKATADAFRNTVLSQGGSEDPMKLYKEFRGKEAGIDPLLRSRGLLNK; from the coding sequence ATGAAGGGATTAACCCTCAAACCACTCGTATCAGCCATTGCACTCACGCTCGCTTTAGGTGCATGTAGCAACACTTCAACTACAACAGAAACCAATGTGGCACCCAATGTACTAGCAGCGCAAATAATCGAAAATAATGCTTCTAATCCATTCTTTAAGCCATATGACACCTATTTTGGTATTCCAGATTTCGACAAAATTAAACCCGAACATTACCTGCCCGCATTTAAAGCAGGTATTGCACAACATAAGGCTGAAATTCAGGCCATCATCGATAACCCTGCGGCGCCTACTTTTGCAAATACCATTGAAGCGATGGAGTTTTCTGGAAACTTAACGACTAAAGTTGCCAGTGTTTTCTACAACCTAACTGGTGCAGACACTAATGATGAGCTTCAAGCCATCTCTAAAGAGGTGTCGCCTATGCTTTCAGCTGCCGGTGATGATGTTTTACTCAATGATAAATTATTCAAGAGAGTGAAAGCCGTTTATGAGCAGCGTAAGGGACTAAACCTTAATACAGCCCAAGCCAAACTACTTGAAGATACCTATAAATCATTCACTCGAGGTGGCGCAAACTTAAACGAAGCGGATAAATCAACGCTACGTGCCCTAAATGAGCAGATTGGCAAACTAAGCCTAGAGTTTGGTGATAACTTGTTGGCTGAAACCAACGCATTCGAACTCGTTATCGACAATGAAGCGGATCTGGCAGGACTACCGAGTGATGTTATCAGCACGGCAGCGCAAACCGCTACTAAACGTGGACATGAAGGCAAGTGGGTATTTACCACATCTCGCCCATCAATTACGCCATTTTTAACCTACGCAGATAACCGTCAGCTTCGTGAAAAGCTCTACAAAGGCTACATCGAGCGTGCTAACAATGATAACGCCAATGATAACAAAAAAATATTGGCTAAAATGGCAGCCTTACGTGCGGAGCGTGCTCAGCTACTAGGTTACAAAACACACGCCCATTTAGTACTTGAAGAGCGCACAGCTAAAACACCTGAAAATGTCTATGAGTTGCTAAACAAGGTATGGCCTGCTGCATTGGGTCAAGCTGAAGCTGAAGTTGCCGTTATGCAGGAGCTAATCGATGAGCAAGGTGGAAACTTCAAACTAGCCGCTTGGGACTGGGATTATTATGCCGATAAGATCCGTGTGGCTAAATATAGCTTCAACGAGCAACAAACTCGCCCTTACTTCTCATTAGAAAATACCCTTAAAGGCGTGTTCTACACGGCTAACCGTTTATTTGGTATCACGGTTAAAGAGCGCACTGATCTACCTAAGTACAATAAAGATGTACGCACTTGGGAAGTGTATGACAAAGATGGCTCACTCATGGCGATCTTTTTAGGCGACTACTACGTTCGTGATAGCAAACGTGGTGGCGCTTGGATGAACTCTTACCGCAAACAATACGATATGAATGGTGTCGACTCTATGCCGATCATTGTTAACGTATTGAACTACCCTAGCCCAATCGGTGATGAGCCTTCACTGCTCACCTTCGATGAAGCAAGTACACTCTTCCATGAGTTTGGTCATGCACTTCACGGTATTCTATCTGATGTAAAGTATCGCTCACAGGCTGGTACTTCTGTACCGCGTGATTATGTTGAATTCCCATCACAAGTAATGGAAAACTGGATGACACAACCTGAAGTACTAGCTCAATTTGCTAAACACTACAAAACAGGTGAAGTTATTCCTCAAGAGCTGGTTAAAAAGATCCAAGCCGCGAGTAAATTCAATCAAGGCTTTGCTACTGTTGAATATATGGCAGCAACTAAGCTTGATTTAGATTGGCACACTATCACAGACTTCACGCCAAAAGATGCGGCTAAGTTTGAAGCTGACTCTCTGAATAAGATGGGTTTAATCAGTGAGATCGCGCCACGCTACCGCAGTACATACTTTGCTCATATCTTCTCTGGTGGGTATTCAGCTGGTTACTACAGTTACCTGTGGTCTGATATCTTAGGTGCGGATGCATTTGAAGCCTTTAAAGAGAATGGTATTTTTGATAAAGCCACTGCCGATGCATTCAGAAACACAGTCCTTTCACAAGGTGGAAGTGAAGATCCGATGAAACTCTATAAAGAGTTTCGCGGCAAAGAAGCAGGTATTGATCCACTCCTTCGCAGCCGTGGCTTACTGAATAAGTAA
- a CDS encoding dipeptidase: MKTLIGTLSLLLGVMLAFSVQALSPKSESVADYAVENYEDAMLDSLAKLVTFKTVAKEGMTPENNPEFIGFKQEIKKLTQELGLTYSDHGYVLLIGLGDSEDKLGVITHGDVQPADPALWAQDPFLLDTQSQPGKLIGRGTEDDKGAIVTAMYAMKSIKDKQLTLSKRIELMVYLAEESDWDPLREFLKGYTPAEINITIDAEYPVVTAEKGWSQITFTIPNLDGELIGKSHDKHSANLLSFSGGYFSSQIPQQAKASLSNVSSPLLAKLKTIVTKQEGMAYRFESKGEHLTIFADGKAAHSSSPKDGVNAVTHLAQLLSAHHWPKSQASLTQSFIHELIGLGVEAELFGDIAYNDGFMGPMTLAPTVVKQTQKGTEVTLNLRRPVGKTPELLDIQTAQALELWQVKHDIKLKDVETYWGKPMVMGNAPHLDTLLAVFSHFTGIKDPKPVSIGGSTNSKLFPNALSFGPTMPGKAYTGHTENEFMTQKQFMLNLKMYTAAFIELAVEK, from the coding sequence ATGAAAACCCTTATTGGAACCTTGAGTTTACTCCTTGGTGTGATGCTGGCTTTCTCTGTGCAGGCTTTAAGTCCTAAATCGGAGAGTGTGGCTGATTATGCTGTCGAAAACTATGAAGATGCGATGTTAGATTCTCTGGCTAAACTGGTGACATTTAAGACTGTTGCGAAGGAGGGGATGACACCCGAAAATAATCCTGAGTTTATCGGTTTTAAGCAAGAGATAAAGAAATTAACTCAAGAGCTAGGTTTGACTTATTCAGATCATGGTTATGTGTTGTTAATCGGCTTAGGCGATAGTGAGGATAAACTAGGGGTTATTACCCATGGTGATGTGCAGCCTGCAGATCCGGCGTTGTGGGCTCAAGATCCTTTTTTGTTAGATACTCAATCTCAGCCAGGTAAGTTAATTGGTCGCGGCACTGAAGATGATAAAGGCGCCATTGTCACCGCCATGTATGCCATGAAATCGATTAAAGATAAGCAACTTACATTAAGTAAGCGTATTGAGTTGATGGTCTACTTGGCTGAGGAATCTGACTGGGATCCTCTCAGGGAATTTCTTAAAGGCTATACCCCAGCTGAGATTAATATCACGATTGATGCCGAGTACCCTGTGGTTACCGCTGAAAAGGGGTGGAGTCAAATTACCTTCACGATTCCTAATCTTGATGGCGAGTTAATAGGTAAGTCCCATGATAAGCACTCTGCTAATTTACTTTCATTTTCAGGTGGGTACTTCTCAAGTCAGATCCCTCAACAAGCAAAAGCGAGTTTATCTAATGTTTCATCCCCTTTATTGGCCAAACTTAAAACCATTGTAACCAAGCAGGAGGGGATGGCTTATCGTTTTGAGTCCAAGGGGGAGCATTTAACTATTTTTGCTGACGGTAAAGCAGCGCACTCCTCTTCGCCAAAAGATGGGGTGAATGCGGTAACGCATTTAGCCCAACTTCTGTCAGCACATCACTGGCCTAAGTCTCAGGCTTCATTAACGCAAAGCTTCATTCACGAGTTAATTGGTTTGGGAGTTGAGGCTGAACTGTTTGGGGATATCGCCTATAACGATGGATTTATGGGTCCTATGACATTGGCGCCAACGGTGGTGAAGCAAACACAAAAGGGCACTGAGGTGACGCTAAATTTACGCCGTCCTGTGGGGAAAACTCCCGAGCTTTTGGATATTCAAACTGCACAGGCACTCGAGCTTTGGCAGGTTAAGCATGATATCAAGTTAAAAGATGTAGAAACTTATTGGGGTAAGCCTATGGTGATGGGAAACGCGCCTCATCTGGATACTCTGCTGGCTGTTTTCTCACACTTCACAGGGATTAAAGATCCTAAGCCTGTTTCTATTGGGGGCTCAACCAACAGTAAGCTCTTTCCTAATGCGTTAAGTTTTGGTCCCACCATGCCAGGTAAGGCATATACGGGACACACGGAGAATGAGTTTATGACTCAGAAGCAGTTTATGTTGAATTTAAAGATGTATACCGCGGCGTTTATTGAGTTAGCGGTTGAGAAGTAA